GCGGGTGGCCTTGGCGCCCGCAAATCAGGCGGGTGGCCTTGGCGCCCGCAAATCAGGCGGGTGGCCTTGGCGCCCGCAAATCAGGCGGGTGGCCTTGGCGCCCGCAAATCAGGCGGGTGGCCTTGGCGCCCGCAAATCAGGCGGGTGACCTCAACGCCTGCCGcctctacctccctccctccctccctttctccctccctgcctcccctcTTGGCCAGGCTGTGCGGCTACCCGCCCTTCTACGATGAAAACGACTCCAAACTCTTTGAGCAGATCCTCAAGGCCGACTTTGAGTTTGACGCGCCGTACTGGGACGACATCTCGGATTCCGGTGAGAAAAGGCGTCATCACGAACCTATTGTTGTGATtgaattttttctttctttcttttttttctttctttctttctttatttctttatttattttttcattcatttatttattttttttattcatttatttatttatttatttatttcctgcatCCACAGCCAAAGACTTCATCAGCCGTCTGATGGAGAAGGACCCCGAGAAGCGCTTCACCTGCGACCAGGCTCTGGAGCATCCCTGGTAAGGAAGCGGCGGCCGTTAAACAGCCGCCGGCCGCTGGCGTGATGCAGACGGCTTTTGTAAAAGCTGGGCGAGTCGCTGTGGTCGTGGCAGCCCGCCGCCATTAGCCATCCTCGAAGAATGCGGCCGCCTTAATCAACCGTTAGGATGGCAGAGGCCCGAGCCGGCTAATGTCCCAAAGGCTAAGGGCCCTTCTTCCTGTCCCCTGCTTTGTCTCGCACAAAGGGCCAAATTGCGGTGGGCGCTTGCTTATTGGAAATGGCACGAGCCGGCCAAGCAGCCAGGCTCGCACCCATTGGCGCTCAGGAACATTCATCACAAAGCAGCGGcaccgcacacacgcacgcacacacacacacgcacacacacacacacacctttcacTTGTCGTTGTTTATGGCGGCCGGCGCCCTGCCTCTCTGTCTGTCAGGATCGCGGGAGGCACGGCCCTCTGCAAGAACATTCACGAGTCCGTCAGTCGGCAGATGCGCAAAAACTTTGCCAAAAGCAAATGGCGGGTAAGCGCCGCAAAGCAAAAGAGGAGagaattgatttctttttggcAGCAAAGACACCATCTCGTGTTTGTTTTAGCAAGCCTTCAACGCCACGGCGGTAATCCGCCACATGCGGCGCTTGCAGCTGGGCACCAGCttcggcggcagcagcagcgtcCACGGCGCCGCCTCGGGCCCCGCCGGCAGAGCGCCCACCAAGAGTCAGTCGGTGGATTGCGCCCCGCTCCCCGTCCGCGACAGTGAGTCGTCTCGCCCTTTAGCAAAGTTTCCATGTTTGAAAATGGCCTGACTTTCTTCTGTCTGTCAGGTCCTCCGGCGGCCGCCCGGGCCTCCTCCGCCACGGCGGCGTCTCCTTCGGGCGAAGAGCTGCCGTCGTTGGCGCGCCCCTCAACCGTCACCGTCATCCGCACGGGGACTAAATGACGCCAAGTTCCGCGGGAGGTGAGCTGGGAGACCACCGAGCTTTAAGAGCATGCCCGGTGATCCCGAGCGGTGGCCCATCCCgccacgctctctctctccctccctcccgcccgcCTTCTCTgccaacctccctccctccctcgtgaCGATTTTGAGCAGAGAGCCAGGAGCTGCGCTCAACTCGGCGTCGCTCCTGAGAAAGTCGAGAAGGAAGCGCAAAAGCAAAGTGCTGGTTTTAGCGGCGTCCAATGGGACGCTCCCGAGTACGCCTCGTGTAAATATTTAGCTTGAAGCCAAATGGTGGCGCCGACTTTGATTCTCGCctccgtgcgcggtggtgctttcctttcctttcctttcctttcctttcctttcctttcctttcctttcctttcctttcctttcctttcctttcctttcctgtcctttcctttcctttcctttcctttccttggaGAGGACACGCGTGGGTGGGTTCTCAGGGATGCTGGCGCTTGAAGCGGACCAAAGCGCCTACCGAGGCCACTGTGGAGCGCTCCGACGGGAGACTTTGCTTCCTTTCTGTAAAGCGGCGGTCGATGGCTGGCCAAAATTTGCCCTGTGGTCAGGGTGAACAAACAGCAGCAAGACAAAGTGGCTCTGGAGGTCACGATGAGGCAAAGCGCTTTTCAGGGTGTTGGCCAAATGGTGTGGAGAGCTTTTTGTGAGCAAGCAAAAATGTCGAGCTTGAGTACAATCAGTGGTTGTGCGGCTCCTCATAGCGGCCTGTTGAATTTAGCAGAAAGACTCTGGAACCcggaatgccccccccccccccccttttccggGTCAGGGTCAAGAAAACGCTCGGCAAATGTAAACGTGTGTGCGGTGAGTAAAAAAAGACGAGTGAGCCTCTGTTTGCTGTGAATACAAACGTTTCATTTTGGCAATGTGGAATGTCTCTGTGTTGCCGTCTTCCCTCACCAGAGTAGGGCAAGACGTCCGGACGCACACTTCCACAAGCTGTGAATTGCTGCTCCAAATGCATGTTGCATGTCTTGATGTCATGTACTATTAAACAAGAAAGACTTTGCGGGTGCCTTTTTGCCATGCCACTTTCAGACGCTTTGGCGCTTCTACTCGTAAGGGGGGTGCATCCCGTCGTAGTGAAACTCGCGCCACTGCTCCGTGCTCTCGCGGCTCCTCTCGTTTTGTTCTGGAAGACAACGTGTCAGACaacagccggccggccagccagccagccagcggcaCTGGCAACCGGCCCGTCCCCACCAGCGCACTCACCGTCATCCACCTCTTCCACATAGTTCTCAAACTCGTTCCTCTTCTCCTCGTGGAACTCTCTCCTGCGCTCGTCGGCGGCCAGAACTTGCCTCTGCTCGGCTGCAAGCCAGCGCCGTCCCGTTTAGATACGAGATCCGCCACAGACGGTTTACAAGTGCGCTGTTGCCAACCCGACCAACAAAATGTTTCCCAACCGGCGGCGGAGACTGACAGCGACGGTCACGGTTTTCAAATTGACAGGATCGAGTAGGGGCCTCGGGGCGCAGCCCTGCGGGATCCTGCAGGATCGATCCCTGCAGGAAGCTTCCTCCGTCATCTATTTTCCGAGTTGGGTCAGTTCATTTGAAAAAGCCGCTCGCCAGGGTTGAGAGTAAGAAGCCCGCCGAGCCCGTCGCTTGACATCAACTTAATGGGCCGATTGTGTTTCATCACGCTCGCCCTGGTTGGTCTTATTTAGCCCTCACCAGAACCCGGAACCACCACGAGCACGGCTGGCAGCGGGAGCGACAAATCCTTCCTGGAATGTATGCGAGTGCCACAACACACCACACTCAACTTTTCGGAGCGACTCCAAAAATTGCAAATGATTTTGCGGAGCCTCAAGTTACAGGGCCCGTCCAGTTTGAAAAACGCTTCAGCTGTCACTCAAACGACAGCACTGACCCTAACCTTTGCCCTGGCCACGCAGGCTGCAAAAGCATGAGCGCACTCAAAGCGAGCGGCTCCTCCCATTCAATCAATCAGCATGTGGTAGAGCGCAGTGGCGTTCccgacgaccccccccccccccccccaccctgtgTTCTCTCACCTCCCCGCCAAGCCTTCTCGCTCTTGGGAACATCAAACATCCGAGCGGCTGGGAATTTCACAGCCTAGGAAAGTCACAGAGATGTGTGCTtgcaagctagctagctagctagctggctgCATGGGACTCCACGAAAGTCACTCTTTTGCTTTTCATCTCGCAGCGACTCATTCAATCATGCGCTCGTACGACTGGAAAGAACGCTCCTTTGTCCAGACAAACATCCAAAGGAGACGTTGGGACCAACCGAAACAAATATCGCAACACGCAGTTTAAATGGAGCTCCATTCAATGAAGCGTTTCAAAAGGAATAGTCCAAACTGACCGTTGAGCTCATCGGGGGACTTGACCGCTCTCCTGCTGCGTCGTCTGAAGAAGTCGGATGCGTCCCCCCCCTTCATGAAAATCCCCCTCGGCGGCCCTGCCGAGAACAGCCGCAGTGCTACTTTGACTTCAGAGTTGTTGGGTTTTATGCTTTTTCAGACAAATATTTGATGTGCTGCCATGCCCTGGCACGTGGGCAAGGAGAGCCTAAATTGCCACGGACTGACGACGGCAAAGTCAAAAATGAGAAGCTGTGAAAGGAGCTGCCGTAGGCCAGGGCTCGCAAccgggcgctcgctcgctcacgcgTGGGCCAATTGTAGCACCTGCCCGCGAGGCGTTATGGTGCTGTTCATTTCTTGACACATTGGCCCAATGTTGTTTGGATCGATTACGTTGCTGCGAGCTTGCTCACGGAAGGCATGCAATTGTGCGTCAAGGCGGCTGGCTCTGAATAGGAAGAAAAGCCAAAGCATGTCTGATGTGTTCACCTTGAGACTCCTCGACGACGGCCCGGCAGCCGGGCGCGGCTGCGCAGTCGGCCTCTGGGCAGACTGGGGCACAAacggtagagagagagagagagagaaccagAAAAACAAATGACTCCATCAAGTATCCATACAGAAGAAAAAGATGAAGACAATGACACCTGCTCCCAAAACGTTAAAGTTGTGAGCATGCCCAAAAAGTTTTATTCATGACCTTTTGATATTTCCAATAAATCGGTTGTCAGAATTCAATTCTGCTAAAATAATGACAACGGCAAAGGCTTAAAAAAATCCACTTACAGAAGGAGAGCGCCACGAGCGCCGCCACGAGCGCCACGAAGTTCCCGCGAGTCCACCACATGTTCGCCTCTTCGTCCAAATCTCACGCTGATGCTGGAGCACCCGAGCATGGGAAAAgggctcggggggggggggggggggggggagctaggCGCAGGGAGGCAACGCCCACAACCTGCAAAGCAGTCCAAACAATTCCAATAGTGCCAGAGAGAGAGATTGATGTTTATTAATATTGATTAAAAAGCTCTATGATAGAGGTTTGCTTCTTATCTTCTCTCAATACTTTTTGGCGCATTTTCGTCGACAGAGGGCGTTCTCGTAGCGTCTGGTTTGCAGTCGCTCCCCGCTTCCTCTTTGTTCCTCGATGCGCCTCCAGAGGGCGATGTTCACCAGTATGTGTAGAGTTTGAATTTGTTGTGATTTTCCTCATTTTTCATACGTGTCCTTCGACCCTCGAAGAAAAGCAAGACGTTTTTCTTGCTTCTTCCAAAGGTTTGTGTCACGTCCGTGTCAGAGCACGCTCGGCCGGACGGCCGGCCggcaacttccctcagccacacccctgAATtcattaccgtaatgtctgtcaccttcTCCCTCTTGTTATCAGATGGATTTCAACCCTGCCCGTGTGTTTGGTCCCTGTCGCTGTCTACTAGTCCCCCGTCTTGTGTGGAGGCGCACGGTCAGATTCTGTTCCGTGTCCGAGTGGACTTCTGTTTGCCTgtctgctggccgtgagtctctgtcccgtcccgtcccgtctgGGTCTTTGTTTGCCAACCTTGGTCCAAGCTgcgtttggtcgccctgctccaatcAGTTTGTGACAGTTTGGACTTTGCTTTCCTTCTTAtgttggaagaagaaaaaagaaaaaaaaggcgtcGGAGCATTCAATGCTTACTTTATTGAAAATAGATGACATTCTTCACAATACAAAATGATACAGACTGCATATcaggtcaaatataaaaaaaaagaggaagtactaaaaaaaggcttttcattcatttgaagTTGGCAGGCTAGCACACAAAATGAAGGCACAGCCGGTACGATCTGAGAAGCAGAGTGCATACGTTGCATATACATAGAAGGACGAGCGAGCGCAGGAGCGTCCGGCCGGCTCGCCCGCCCGCGCCGCCTTTAGCAGCTAGCGCtatggctagctagctagctagctagctagctttattttttttttaactgagtgCTTTCACCCCTGCAACCTCAAGCAAcccaagtgcaaaaaaaaaaccccacgacAAAACCCAATGAGGTCACAAAACAGTCTCAAGAGGATGTTGAGCAGAATGGGGCCGCATCCCTCACGATTTGCGGGTACTGGGGGGCGAAGAGGAGGGTGTTCCTTCCAGGCTTGGCAGGGAGAGAGGCATGTGTCCGTTGATTAGGCTGGGGAACTGTGGAGGAAGAGAAAGGTGGGTTCGgacgggcgggcaggcaggccggCCCGCAGTTGGCGTCagcagaaggaaggaaggaaggaagctctGTGAAAGGCTGCCTTTCCGCTGAGGAACCGCCACATTGTCACAGCACTGGCTTCCTGTTATTTGTGTCTCTTCCTGTTCGTCTctgtccccccccaccccccacccctcccaacACCAGGTTTACAAGCCAAATTCAAGTTTCTTTCTTCCCTTGACTTtctgtccaatcagatttcccCCAATGCCCGTGAAAGGGAACAGGTCTTTTTTGGAATTCTTTTGGACAGAGGGGAGGTGGGTGGTCGTGGCTTCTCGGCATTGCCAATAGGACCGTTTTAGTGGCGGCTTTTGCCTGCCATTGCGCAATATACGAGCAACATTTTTCCATCCTCCGATGGGTTGCTTCAAGCAGGCCCATTAGTAAAAGGCGTCGGGCCAGCGCGGCGTGCTAGTGCTATGATATTGCTTTCATCTAACGCATTGCTAGCTGCTACAAATTGCCCAGACGGGGGGCGGGGTGAAGGCTCGCTCAGCTAGCAAAGGCACAGGAATACCCCGGGCAGGGCGGGGCATGCGTGTGAGGAGCGAGGATCCGCTCCAGAAACCAGTTGGCCCTGTTCGGGCCGGTTGGCTCCCCTGGGCTCAAACAGGAAGTCTTCCCAGGATTTCCTCTCCGACGCTACGGTCCTGAAACCGGACACCGCCCCCACCCCAAGCGAGCCCCGCCCCGCCGGACCCGCTGATTAATCGCACGAGCGTGCTCGTCCGGTCCGATGCGGCGACACGAAAACATCTTCAAAGTTGCTTGTGATCGACTCTGATACTCGACTGACTGTGTGCACTTTTGCAACCAGACTCACCTGAAACAAGGAGCTGTGGCCCTGCAGCCGGGCGGGGCTGAGCGGGGCCACGGGGCTCAGGCTGCTCCAGAAGTGGATGCCGGACAAGAGCGGACTGTGAGCCAGAAGCAGGCCGGAGGGAGTCTGCAAAAGGAGCAGCGAGAAAAAGAAGAGGCGGAGTCAGGAGGAGCGCACGCAATGGCCTTTTGGGGCTAATGCAAAACATGCTGAAAATGCAAaatggagcagagcagagcagagcagagcagagcagagcagagcagagcagagcagagcagagcagagcagcagCTTCTCTGGCCTCTGGAAAAACAAACTGGCGGAGCAGGAAGGAAGTCTGCGGTTTCTCCTCTGGAATACAGAAGTGACGTTAGAGCGGGGGGCAACATATGAAATCAATTTCTCTCTGGGTCTTCTGCTCTCCCCCCAGCCCACCCGGTGTCACCTCAGAGAAGCGAGCCAGTGTTGCAGGCATCCCGCTCGCATTATTAATGCAATTATTGGAGCATATGGCATCACTTAAGGGCCTGGCCCGCCCCGCCCCACCCCCACCTCACCCCCCTGCTCGCGCTTTTGCCCCACAGCGAAGCTCCCCAACAATGTCCGCATAAAATGCGACGGCACGAAATGGCAACGGAGCAACACGTTTGATGACCAAAATTTGGCCTCAGCAACAAAGACGGCTACCGGGCCTCATTTGAAGCTATCGGCCGCCGATGCCTGAACCCAATCCACCAGCGAGTGTAAAACACCACTAATAAGAAGAGCCTTCTTCTGGGTTTGCGCTGAGCGTGACTGTAGTATACTGCCTCCTAGTGGCCAAGGCAGCAGCACACTCCATTGACTAAAGCCTGAACCCGATTGTTGTTGCGAAAGGCCTGCCGCTGCCGACCCATTGGCTTGCATTTCAGAGGACAGGACCCGAGACGATTCCCGAGACTTCAGAAGACGGGACCCGAGACGATTCCCGAGACTTCTGCCCCACTTGTGCTCCGCAGGTAAGCAACGTGATCAGAACGCTGCACTTAGCAGCCGTGGCTAACGGCAGCTTGTAATgctagttgtttttttgttttctttcccggCCATAACGGAAGGAGCGAGTGCTCGCATTCCTGACAAAAATGTGCGTGCGAAAGCTCATTTCAGGTGCGAGGAGGCCAAATGACGAGCGCTCGCTCACCTGCGCCGTGAAGAAGGCGGGCGTGAGCGATCCGGACGGCAGCGCCGGACTGTTGAGGGCGATGGAGCCAATGTCGCTGGCCGCCAGTAGCAGGGAGGGGGCTGAGATGTCCAGAGCTTTTGGCTTTTTGCTTTTGGCTGGAGGTCCGTCTCCTTCACTACAACTGGAGGACGAGGAGGCGGAGCTTCCGCCGCCGGCCCGCTTttccggaggaggaggaggcggcggcaggCCTCGCTCCCTGCGCCCGGACGAGAGGTTGAGGGGCTGGGCGCTCGCCTCCGACAAGTCccgctcctcctcgtcctcccgcTCGCGGCCCGGCGACGCGGCGGCCGAGACGTAGGCTTCGGCGTTGGCGCCGAAGCGGATGACGGAGCGCGGCTGGTGGCGCAGCGCCCGCAGCAGCTCGGGCCGGTGGCGCAGCGAGGCCACGCTGAAGGAGGAGTAGAGGCCCGAGCGCAGGTAGTCGTTGCGGCTCCccaaggcggcggcggccgccgccgcccgcgccCTCCTCCGGCACTCGTCGGCCTCGTCCtcgacctcctcctcctcgtccacgTCGGCGGGATGGCCCTCCCGCAGGGGGAGCCTCCCGGAAGCCAGGCCCATCTCCACCATCTGCGGGTCCATCTTGAGGATCTCGGGGAAGGAGACAAACTTGTAGACAAACTTCTGGCCGATCACCTTCTTGATGATGTTCTGGCGGGAAGAAAAAGCAAACGGCGTTGACGCAGCCAGGACGGCCTTTGGCTCCGGAGTACTCGCCGGCCACCTTTGGGCTGGCGTGAGCAAGAACGGCGCCGGGACGTAGTTGACCTTGTCGTAGTAGTAGCGCAGGGCGCGGCTGAGCTTGTCGTAGTTCATGTTGGTCTTGTTCTTGCGCAGCCCCCACAGCTTGGCCACCTCCTCGGACTTGAGCAGCTTGAACTCGCCGTCGGGCGACGTCCAGCAGATCAGGTGCTTGTGGCTCTGgtccagcagcagctgcagcaggaactGCCAGAGGGTGATGGCGCTGTCcatcgctggctggctggctggctggctggctggctggctggctgccacATGTGCAAAGAGAGGAAGTGACATTAGAATGAATTCACCTTGCCAGTGTTTCGACTCTTGCCGCAGATCTGGTATGATGAGGCGCGCTCGCAACGTGGAGCGGAAGggggccgcccgcccgcccgcccgcccgccctttTAGGCTCCATTTAGTTGCGGCCCCGTCAAACTACAAAGCTGTCAAAGTCAGGACTTCCCGTCTTTCAAGGACAAAGGGGCCGGCCGAGTGGATCCCGCCCGCAGCGGGGGAGCGAGCGCTAGCTTccctgcgccgccgccgccgcccactCGCACTTCCCACCGGTGACAAGATCAACCTCTTCCTTCCACCCTCAATCCACAGGGACGGGACAGCTAAGAAAAACATCACCGATTCCAGTCGCCCGCTTTGTTTTTTCTACAGTACACGGACAGTCCCAAGTCGGCGGGCGCAGTACCACGTTGGGCCACAACATGCTGGGCAGCACTGAGCTCCACCGGAAGAGATGCGTGCGGCGAGAAGAAGAGGCGGAGAAGATCCCCGCCGACTAATGGCTGTCCTTGCCGATCTTGTGAGTATCAATGAACACACCCTAGGTGGCGCTGCTCCATATTGTTGAGATTCATGAATTGATTGGTTTTGGCGCCGGCGCCGGCATATTATACGCCACGCTGTAGTAATACTGCGGTAAATGTGTCATTTCCAGGCCTTTTTGCCGTTGACCTCAATCAACTCAACAGCGACTGCTCTCTTCCCGGCCGGCCACTCGCTGCGGGCGGCCCTTCTTCTCGCGGGCATTCTTTAGCCGGGACGCGCGCCGGCTCGCCGGCTGGCTCGGGGCCGCCGTCCCCACAAAGCCGCCCAGTGTGTCGGCCCAACGGAAACTCTTAATGAGATTAGTCGACGGCCGCGGCGCAGACATTACTCGGTCCTGACCGCATGTCGCCCGCTTCCTGTTGGTTTGTTCCGAGGGATGTGGAAAAAGTCCACGTTGTCACCAATCTTCTTCTCTTTTGTTTTCACCCTGCGAGATGACCGGATGACACCATGCAGTCATCGGTTTTGGGAACAAGTGAGCAATTTGCTGAAATACTGTTAGTTTCCGAAAGAGGCGTTTAGTGGCTTGCTGCGCTCCAATTTTGATTTCTAGGAAGTGCTGCTGACCACAGCAGGCCATTACATTTGAGTAGAAGGCCTCCAAAATGTTACCAATGTCGTTTGATACGATTGTTTTCACCCACCCTTCGCATTGTGCACACAAGGTTGAAAAAGAAACACGTATGCACACAATCAATGACAAGAGCTGCTAGTCTTTCTCTAGTTAGGCCATCGATTTAGTCGGTTACTAGTTAAATGAGTTGGTAGTTACGCGTGAGTTACTCTAGCTTGTCTCTGGAGCTCGCTTTTCAAATGGAAAACCTAAACCACCTGAAAGGTCTGTACGTGGCAAAAGTTAGCCATGAAGACGTTTGTCAAGAAGTCAAACAAAGGCCGGCGGTGCAAGTCTAAATGCGTCTtatttttttgactttttttttctccccccccccccaagctgtTGCTCGGAAGCCCACCGGAAGCACGAAAGAAGACAAGCTGCTATTCAGATAGAAAAAGGTGCTGCCTGCGTTCACTGGCTTTTCTCGGACGCCACGACTCGAGTGAGTCCGAACTAAGTTGGTCGGATGCAAAGTGGAGGATAAATTGTTTACCTGCGATCACTTCCGTGGCCTTtcttcgccgccgccgccgccaccgccgaggAACTTAGcgcgacgccgccgccgccgccgccggagaAGTGCGTTGTTTTTCCATGCTTGCTACGCGCCTTGTGCTCGGCCTGAAATCGGATCCTGCGCTTTTTCTTTCTCCGAGCAGGAAGTCGGAGCAGGCAGACGCGGAGCCGGCGGCTCACTTCCTCTCGCCGACGATTCCCCAGGCGCTCTGCCGTCTGTGTAAACACACTTTTCCTCCCTCCTCTTtgctcttgctgctgctgctgctgctgctgcctgccCGCTGACGGACGCCAGTCGGCACACATGGCNNNNNNNNNNNNNNNNNNNNgagaaagagagagaaagagagagaaagagagagagagaaagagagagaaagagagagaaagagagagaagagagagaggaggagagagagaggagagaggagagagagagagagagggagagagaagagagagagagggagagagaagagagagagaggagagagaagagagagagagggagagagaaagagagagaggagggagggggcaaaGCACCTGCTTAGGCTCTTGCGACCACTTGAGGGCGCCCAAGTGTCATTAACGCTTTACAGAGTATGTAGTACGTATATACTGTactttgtaatttgattgtaatAGTAACGAGGAAGAGTAGTTGGGTCATtgataattgttttgtttttttaatgattatggTAAT
The window above is part of the Syngnathus typhle isolate RoL2023-S1 ecotype Sweden linkage group LG7, RoL_Styp_1.0, whole genome shotgun sequence genome. Proteins encoded here:
- the camk1db gene encoding calcium/calmodulin-dependent protein kinase 1Db isoform X2, which gives rise to MAREKATGKMVAIKCIPKKALKGKEMSLENEIAVLRKIKHENIVALEDIYESSDHLYLIMQLVSGGELFDRIVEKGFYTEMDASRLIRQVLDAVNYLHSMGIVHRDLKPENLLYFSPHDESKIMISDFGLSKMEGTGDVMATACGTPGYVAPEVLAQKPYSKAVDCWSIGVIAYILLCGYPPFYDENDSKLFEQILKADFEFDAPYWDDISDSAKDFISRLMEKDPEKRFTCDQALEHPWIAGGTALCKNIHESVSRQMRKNFAKSKWRQAFNATAVIRHMRRLQLGTSFGGSSSVHGAASGPAGRAPTKSQSVDCAPLPVRDSPPAAARASSATAASPSGEELPSLARPSTVTVIRTGTK
- the ucmab gene encoding unique cartilage matrix-associated protein, with protein sequence MWWTRGNFVALVAALVALSFFCPEADCAAAPGCRAVVEESQGPPRGIFMKGGDASDFFRRRSRRAVKSPDELNAEQRQVLAADERRREFHEEKRNEFENYVEEVDDEQNERSRESTEQWREFHYDGMHPPYE
- the LOC133156994 gene encoding ETS domain-containing protein Elk-3-like, with protein sequence MDSAITLWQFLLQLLLDQSHKHLICWTSPDGEFKLLKSEEVAKLWGLRKNKTNMNYDKLSRALRYYYDKNIIKKVIGQKFVYKFVSFPEILKMDPQMVEMGLASGRLPLREGHPADVDEEEEVEDEADECRRRARAAAAAAALGSRNDYLRSGLYSSFSVASLRHRPELLRALRHQPRSVIRFGANAEAYVSAAASPGREREDEEERDLSEASAQPLNLSSGRRERGLPPPPPPPEKRAGGGSSASSSSSCSEGDGPPAKSKKPKALDISAPSLLLAASDIGSIALNSPALPSGSLTPAFFTAQTPSGLLLAHSPLLSGIHFWSSLSPVAPLSPARLQGHSSLFQFPSLINGHMPLSLPSLEGTPSSSPPSTRKS